From Streptomyces sp. NBC_00690, a single genomic window includes:
- a CDS encoding DUF6875 domain-containing protein — protein sequence MLSHPAGDVALFEPENPDLPAAAEVVLEWARSYLCQPHPDLGRGGDVCPYTAVSLQRGGLFLAVHPGRPDLRAVMTAYRDWFPDLPPREGPQARYRTVLVVLPDVTPGEIDRTQQELKPGFVERGLMIGEFHPGPPSAPGLWNADFRPLRSPLPLLAVRHMVAADAPFLRADPEHLAEYRRRFGDRGAHR from the coding sequence CGTCGCGCTGTTCGAGCCGGAGAACCCGGACCTGCCTGCCGCCGCAGAGGTGGTGCTGGAATGGGCGCGGTCCTACCTGTGCCAACCGCACCCCGATCTGGGGCGGGGCGGCGATGTTTGCCCGTACACGGCCGTCTCGCTGCAACGGGGCGGGCTCTTCCTCGCCGTACACCCCGGACGGCCGGACCTGCGGGCGGTGATGACCGCCTACCGCGACTGGTTCCCCGACCTGCCGCCGCGTGAGGGGCCGCAGGCCAGATACCGCACGGTCCTGGTGGTGCTGCCGGACGTCACACCAGGAGAGATAGACCGCACACAGCAGGAGCTGAAGCCCGGGTTCGTGGAACGCGGCCTGATGATAGGTGAGTTCCACCCGGGACCGCCGTCCGCGCCCGGTCTATGGAACGCGGATTTCCGGCCGCTGCGCAGTCCGCTGCCGTTGCTGGCGGTACGGCACATGGTGGCCGCCGACGCACCGTTCCTGAGGGCGGACCCGGAGCATCTGGCGGAGTACCGACGCCGGTTCGGAGATCGGGGAGCGCACCGATGA